Genomic segment of Osmia bicornis bicornis chromosome 2, iOsmBic2.1, whole genome shotgun sequence:
AAAATTAATGTGCTACAGGATATGGCTAGACTACTCAAGCACCCATATAGTGCTGATACCAAATTATCATGTGGAGGTTTAAATATCACAGAGATTCCAGTTCACAGTAGTATATTAGCTGCTCGTAGTCACATTCTGGCTGAAATGATGTCGCCCTTAAGGAAATCCGATGAACAGAAAAATACGGATACCGCAGAAGATAAAATATCGGATACGCCAGAATCACATGTAGGAAACGTGATTTCTAAAGAAAACAAATGTTTTAGTGTACGTGCCAGGCGTTACTCTGCACCTGTGTTACAGAATGCTCAAAATAATCTCTTTTATGTTGAACAAACACACTAACAAATGAATGTCTTTGTTATTTGAATTTGATTTGGCttataaaaaaacaaaatgttCTCTATCGACAATGTTATAGAATAgattgatattaattaaacattatttttgattttctatacaataataaattatgtaattattaataattttgtatactAAGCTAACATAATCCTGCATTATATCACAGGAATGTATGTAATTTATGAGTGATGTTTTTTCCTAACCGAGTTTGCTAATTTCAAGAGTGAGTATTTGccctttattttattagattttCTAAGTAACAActttattacaatatcatgtatttgaaataatttaggATGACTACACATACTCCCTGGAATTGTTGCATCTTAATAAAGAGGTGGTAGAAGAATTGTTAAGATACATATACACTGATCATGTGGACAATCTTGATAATTTGGCTTCTCAACTTTTATCTCTTGCTGACCATTTTTGTTTACAAGGTACCATGAGTTATAAAATTGAACGATTAAACGGAAATATAATATCAActataaaatgatttataattgttTTCTAGGATTGAAAGAACTTTGCGAGAGGAATCTTATCGAAACGATAACACCCGAAAACATAGCAAGCAGGCTTCTGGTTGCTGATCAATTTGACTGTGATGCACTGAAGAGAGCAAGTTTAGCATACTGCGAGGAAAACATAACAATGCTGAATAAAAGTTTAGCATGGAAAATGATGGAACAAGTGAATCCAGAATTGTTCAATGAAGTTTGCGAAGCTGGTATTGGCAGTTCAAGATCGAGTAATATGGACGATAGTGAATTAAGTAATTAACTTTaccctttttttaaataaatctaaACAAATTAATAGTTCATTGTAAATTTCCATAATATATTGCTAAGAATTTTATATGCGTAAAACAGAAATATTTGATCAATGAActtaaatgaaaatagaagATAAGAACATTAAGTCACTTACCGTGGCTTAATGTTGGATAAGGAGCACTCAATTGCCTGTAACCGTAAGCTTAAAAAGTCGGTTCGAAGTTGTAATATAGAGTCCAATTGAACCACTTCATGATCTCCATAGTCCACAAAATATACTTCACATTCACCATTTTCAGGCGCAGAAATAATTTCGGCTCGGTACCACTGTTTGTCAAAACTAAACTTCGCAGCCACCATTTGGCCAAATGTTACCtaaaacaaataacataaTCAAAATAACTAACCAAAATGTTATTTCAAGAGTCCAATATATGGttatatatttacattttgTAATGCATGTACTTGCTGATTTTCTTCATCATTGTAATATACAGTCATTTTAGAAACTAATTCGTCTAAAGCTATAGTTCCAGGACCGACAACTTGAATCCAAAATTGAGCAGGATTTTTTGCTGCTGATACATACACTTCCATTACTCCATCAGTAGCTAAAAATAACATATAATTAGTTTAAACCAATTGACATTCATTATTGTATTGTTTGAATTAGATGCACTGCATACTTTGCAATGATAAAGGTTCAGGTGTTTGTGATTGTTCAGCTGTACTAACAGTGGTGTTGCGTGGAGACAATCTACCTCTAGGCAATCTTGTTGCAGAAGAAGCCTCTATTTTTGCACGTGTCTCTTTTTCCTCCCGAACTTTGTCTTCAATTTGCGACAAAGCTGCAGCAATTTGTTCGCTTGTTCCCTTTATAATGATCCTTCTTTCAACATCTGTAATAGACTAGTATTagttatgaaaaaaaagacacAATTAGAAACATTTGTGCAAAAAAGTAACATACTTGGATTATAGGGATCATAGCCACTTTCAACAATGATCTTTGCACCGGAACTTATCTGAATATGTTGTATAACTTCTCCACCTTTTCCTATTATCCTTCCACATGCCTTCTGTGGTACATAcatttcatatatttcaattattggTTGATTTTCAATTATGGACTTTATCATCTTTTCAGCCAATTGGGTAGCTTCATGGCTTCCTCTTATGATGCAAATACGTTCAGAACATTCAACATCCTCTTTCTTAAAATGTATTTGTGTTCCtgttttattttgtacatCTTGTATCATTGAACCACCTCTTCCAATAACAGCAGGTACATGTTGTTTAGGTACTTTACATTCTATTGTAACTCGTCTTGAAACTTCAACATTGTTTCTTCTAGACTGTGCATCGTCTTCATcctgtttaattaaattaattaaagtagAAGTGCATACATCTATAAGTAAATAAACTTATCGATGATTTGATCTTACctttttatataatacatatattacaGCAATGCTAACACTTGTTAAGGATAAACCAAGTAAAATTGGTCCTGTAAAGTATCGTGGTACCCacttcattttatattttaatattttaaatatattattagtTTCGTATTATCTACTTTCGTATATGCTGATTCTAATTTAAACGTGGAACATGCTTCGGATTTGTTATGAATGTAATACTTCATAACCTCGAAGTACTTCTTATAAAAACCATTTATTATGTATATaagttataaaaaaatactatAAAGCGTTAGTGCAAGTTTAAGTACACATTCAAATTGTTTTAAGTAAAGTTCTATTAACCGGTTTCGTCTGTCTGTAAATATCGAGAGGTTTTCGAGTTCAGATCggaaattgtatttttaaaacagTATTGCTACCAACGGTAAAATTGAAactcgtttaaaaaaatacaaatataaggTGTTTATATGATACATTGTAATAAAGCCTTTATTTTACATTGATCTTTGTCATATGTTGATCTTGTAAACAAAATATCATAAcatgtaatataaattaaaaaatcgtaTTAGCCTTATTTGTTATATTGGTAATACCATCAAAAGGGGTCATGACGTAGACACCAAGATTAGAACGTGACAGATGATTTAAATGTAACATTTACAGTACAAATTAAGATgcaatacaatttttttattctatacAGGAACACAagtaacataatataaatattgtgTACAGCATTGAAAGTTTAAGTATGTTATACGTTCAATTACCAGCTTCGTTAAAACATACATACTTTAGTCTCTCAGGTACCGTGAACagtaatatttaatcaaactTGATAACatcgattaaaaaattacattatttatgttttaaatAGGTATAAACTTTgttttcatacaatttaa
This window contains:
- the LOC114879096 gene encoding protein roadkill-like — encoded protein: MALLFIREKYKMELLVPTVSDVVFKYTWPVPNYKKSISKKSFIDSPSFDVNVNGIHSTWNLSIRFWKNPDGKRMINPVVLCLNMLNCTVDEAEQAKIRFQFAVFNADVKYWEYCHVSRTVLELKSCLDIISLGYRDLSIVDRHLNKNGEILLMVKIQIIQYESEKHNLSQDMARLLKHPYSADTKLSCGGLNITEIPVHSSILAARSHILAEMMSPLRKSDEQKNTDTAEDKISDTPESHVGNVISKENKCFSDDYTYSLELLHLNKEVVEELLRYIYTDHVDNLDNLASQLLSLADHFCLQGLKELCERNLIETITPENIASRLLVADQFDCDALKRASLAYCEENITMLNKSLAWKMMEQVNPELFNEVCEAGIGSSRSSNMDDSELSINFVFIQFNL
- the LOC114879093 gene encoding tudor and KH domain-containing protein homolog; this translates as MKWVPRYFTGPILLGLSLTSVSIAVIYVLYKKDEDDAQSRRNNVEVSRRVTIECKVPKQHVPAVIGRGGSMIQDVQNKTGTQIHFKKEDVECSERICIIRGSHEATQLAEKMIKSIIENQPIIEIYEMYVPQKACGRIIGKGGEVIQHIQISSGAKIIVESGYDPYNPNVERRIIIKGTSEQIAAALSQIEDKVREEKETRAKIEASSATRLPRGRLSPRNTTVSTAEQSQTPEPLSLQTTDGVMEVYVSAAKNPAQFWIQVVGPGTIALDELVSKMTVYYNDEENQQVHALQNVTFGQMVAAKFSFDKQWYRAEIISAPENGECEVYFVDYGDHEVVQLDSILQLRTDFLSLRLQAIECSLSNIKPRGNEWSSEACERFEELTWLAEWKMLIAEIKSYKERAVSYGKSRREGLPIPYVDLYDRNNKNINIGQQLINEGFAEPEEALLSAASSTLSLSNESHEITGISSPVSTSPLAKRTLSPETPANTSLKLDSTIEFTDSSIIDLQTPNEIDLTTPQRRHGVPIDEIDLVTPVKDETDRFIENERKLRREDGGGDYLRNGNSNQHDKSEVQLKIEKASRFAPAGYESDLSNDSDELELG